The following coding sequences lie in one Fusarium poae strain DAOMC 252244 chromosome 1, whole genome shotgun sequence genomic window:
- a CDS encoding hypothetical protein (TransMembrane:12 (o6-25i70-89o95-112i124-142o148-166i178-204o210-229i241-261o273-292i299-318o324-343i355-377o)~BUSCO:39156at5125~CAZy:GT22), producing the protein MKTSDIILTSLLITIPLTHLLVSPYTKVEESFNIQAAHDILIYGTPTKNVNFRLSHAYDHFTFPGAVPRTFLGAVFLAGIGQPIIALVGFEHAQLVVRGLLAAANVAALLTFKNLLKRAYGQGVSAWWVVFMASQFHINYYLSRTLPNMYAFGLTTLASAFLLPQSSTKLSFIRHKQAIALFVIAAAVFRSEVAILLGTTGLYLLITGRIALGPLILVFFSSFIASILVSVPIDSYFWQKWLWPELWGFYFNAILGSSSEWGVSPWHYYFTSALPKLMLNPFVPALIVFALLQPGTSRAAQALTIPNLLFVAIYSAQPHKEARFIFYVVPSLTAAAALGANYISSRASKTIVYHAAFVITIVFTLASFGASIVMLLFSSLNYPGGDALQQLHYITRDDPTPVMNVHADVLTCMTGLTLFGQNPSGYPLAFPITPGPDATAPVLLFDKTEKEGNLSLPHFWERFDYALTEDPGKVMGGWQVVGVVTGYDGIEFLKPGSSPIGDESDEGRIGGERVLGLGAHVAALRNFVRGYTGGWWVGPRMSPKIRILRRIS; encoded by the exons ATGAAGACATCAG ATATCATCCTGACATCCCTCCTTATCACTATTCCACTCACTCATCTCCTCGTCTCTCCATACACTAAAGTTGAGGAGTCGTTCAACATCCAAGCAGCACACGACATCCTCATCTATGGAACGCCCACCAAAAATGTTAATTTTCGCCTCTCACACGCCTACGATCATTTCACCTTCCCTGGTGCTGTGCCTCGGACGTTTCTCGGTGCTGTGTTTCTGGCTGGTATAGGGCAACCTATTATTGCTCTCGTCGGCTTCGAGCATGCACAGCTCGTAGTGCGAGGACTGCTTGCTGCGGCAAATGTCGCGGCTCTTTTGACATTCAAGAACCTTTTGAAGAGAGCTTACGGACAAGGTGTCTCGGCTTGGTGGGTTGTGTTTATGGCCAGCCAGTTTCACATCAACTATTACCTTTCACGGACATTGCCTAACATGTATGCCTTTGGTTTAA CAACTCTCGCCTCGGCATTTCTGCTACCACAGTCCTCGACTAAACTCTCTTTCATTCGCCATAAGCAAGCCATTGCCCTTTTCGTCATTGCAGCAGCAGTCTTCCGATCCGAAGTCGCCATACTCTTAGGCACCACAGGGCTTTACCTCCTTATCACCGGCCGCATCGCCCTAGGCCCGTTGattctcgtcttcttctcgtctttCATCGCCTCTATCCTTGTTTCAGTACCCATCGATTCATACTTTTGGCAGAAGTGGTTATGGCCTGAGCTCTGGGGTTTCTATTTCAACGCTATCCTCGGATCTTCGTCGGAATGGGGTGTCTCTCCATGGCACTATTATTTCACATCGGCGCTACCAAAGCTCATGCTCAACCCCTTTGTGCCGGCTCTGATCGTCTTTGCACTTCTCCAACCGGGTACTTCACGAGCTGCACAGGCCCTGACGATACCCAACTTACTCTTCGTTGCTATCTACTCTGCTCAGCCGCATAAGGAGGCCCGCTTCATCTTTTATGTTGTTCCATCTCtcactgctgctgctgctcttgGAGCTAACTATATTTCCTCGCGTGCGTCCAAGACCATTGTCTATCACGCCGCTTTTGTCATTACTATCGTATTCACCCTGGCCAGCTTTGGGGCCAGTATCGTTATGCTCCTCTTCTCATCTTTGAACTATCCTGGTGGCGATGCACTTCAGCAACTGCATTACATCACTCGCGACGATCCCACTCCCGTTATGAACGTTCACGCCGATGTGTTGACCTGCATGACTGGACTTACACTCTTTGGACAGAACCCGTCTGGCTATCCTCTTGCTTTTCCCATAACCCCGGGGCCAGATGCCACAGCTCCTGTATTGCTTTTTGACAAGACGGAGAAGGAGGGAAATCTTAGCCTGCCTCATTTCTGGGAGCGTTTTGACTATGCTCTAACCGAAGACCCAGGCAAAGTGATGGGCGGATGGCAGGTTGTAGGAGTGGTAACAGGCTATGACGGCATTGAGTTCCTCAAGCCAGGCTCTTCACCTATAGGCGATGAAAGCGATGAGGGAAGGATTGGTGGCGAGAGGGTCCTTGGCCTGGGTGCTCACGTTGCGGCCTTGAGAAACTTCGTCAGGGGCTATACCGGTGGCTGGTGGGTTGGACCCCGAATGTCGCCCAAAATCAGAATCTTGAGGCGTATTAGCTAG
- a CDS encoding hypothetical protein (TransMembrane:1 (o1786-1805i)~BUSCO:323at5125), whose amino-acid sequence MTRNEHVNRISSVMGSGNNIDTYSAVTVKSQPQSELGLEPPQLQYQSQSQSQSTSSSTASTTPAPASAASTISTPTPIPAHHSPTPNPAPNTIPKPDPNADTDALTPTPSSSATTPSSNTSYVFSSTPRRRPSHPANYSTRLSADGTASLSNQWSSFKDEPQLSPTATATATATANSTIYAPRAGANAQSEDRRMSDLANYRRELAVLETSRVPQIQQIPPTGGASPQIAPWANQPGSPANTFTMPTTFFNESTDNLSLASQLSPGHQISNRQQHQHQHQHPSQHDAPDASYFDGRRPSAASILSASSQGSKTSIRGGFRKLQGFFGEEFPGRDSSDGSLPTSLAGKDQRGRSYSHSRPTHRDRNYSNATDHTRDVSPSSSRPRTPVPAPEVVPFLYQDNSDIARYGEAPVRDIMTGPDRERYAGDGSSQIPPKTSSSSRSGHSIAHLPGHHRHNKSNDDPRTLRPTMSRDDTAIGTQMPRDRGAGSNAMYPTRSRGQSPTPSTRSAGMTWSSSKSTQVDGQTSPSHNNHGKRGFLRRLRGHHKEKDDAVARLRDLPQSTRSLQTKSSKTDLHRPSDVSSTTLAYAGSIGPGDMIDATDMRPATAQRGATFNNKFPFAKKGRTYRPQDYTEEAIGPTDRNDPNNMYHLDTNLNDMEGILTKPPPLTPMDTTFVNNVEPERHDSIISTAPKGRWDAPDSWAVRRNTEDNSYNGGPELDEIGSPPRPEEKASPYCIRIFRSDGTFSTHSMSLDSSVTDVISQVIKKTYVMDGLENYHIIMKKHDLIRVLTPPERPLLMQKRLLQQVGYEEKDRIEDLGREDNSYLCRFMFLSARESDFHAKTTDMGLARAQKLNYVDLSGRNLVTIPISLYSKAMEIISLNLSRNLSLDVPRDFIQSCKHLRDIKFNNNEARKLPPSLSRANKLTFLDVANNRIEQLEHAELNALTGMLKMNLANNRLKHLPSYFGAYQSLRSLNISSNFLDKFPTFLCGLPSLVDLDLSFNAIATIPQEIGSLRNLEKLLITNNRLTHAVPATFGQLVSLRELDIKYNGISSIDIISELPKLEILSADHNCVSAFVGQFESLRQLKLNSNPLNKFEIVAPVPTLKILNLSNAQLASIDSSFANMVNLEHLILDKNYFVSLPQEIGTLSRLEHFSIANNSVGELPSQIGCLTELRVLNVRGNNISKLPMELWWANRLETFNASSNVLEHFPKPASRAPRVPGEESQPAPPPVNGRAPPLGTLSATASSEELSDDRRPSQNSSTLLSVGPSPLNAGDRKSSVVSVYGKGGRKTSVVSRSATPSAPTQSINPRKDSGLSSRLNNTFAGSLRNLHLADNRLDDDVFDQITLLTELRVLNLSYNDEISDMPQRSIKSWPQLVELYLSGNALTTLPADDLEESSLLQALYINGNRFTNLPADISRAKNLAVLDCGSNYLKYNISNVPYDWNWNLNPNLRYLNLSGNKRLEIKQTATGPLGPGAVNREEYTDFSRLLNLRILGLMDVTLTQPSIPDQSEDRRVRTSGSLAGHLPYGMADTLGKHEHLSTVDLVVPRFNASETEMLLGLFDGQALSSGGSKIAKYLHENFGHIFALELKALKTRLNETPVDALRRAFLALNKDLVTIAIQQSEERPLQTHRNSGQPIILTKEDLNSGGVATVVYLQSTELYVANVGDAQAMVIQTDGTHKMLTRKHDPAEPNERSRIREAGGWVSRNGRLNDLLQVSRAFGYVDLMPAVQAAPYVSNMTIREQDDIILIATGELWEYLSPGLVTDVARAERQDLMRAAQKLRDLAIAYGASGKIMVMMISVADLKRRVERSRLHRGASMSLYPSGIPDDAQVLNTRRGRRTKGDVLDSSLNRLEAEIPAPTGNVSIVFTDIKNSTTLWEMYPSAMRSAIKLHNEVMRRQLRRIGGYEVKTEGDAFMVSFPTATSALLWTFAVQMQLLDVNWPSEVLNSVSCQPIFDKDNSLIFKGLSVRMGIHFGDCVSETDPVTRRMDYFGPMVNKAARISAVADGGQITVSTDFISEIQRCLENYQDTDRSNASGSEDTFGDEETYASAIRKDLRSLTSQGFEVKEMGEKKLKGLENPEVVYSLYPHALAGRIEFHSQHDRKEEGGGGDKPAVLAPGTELSIDPDSVWTLWRISLRLEMLCSSLEGNEPPGLQPPETELLERIKQRGGEVTDRFLLNFLEHQVARIETCISTLAMRHIAIGGGTIKELEDLHGPMSAILDQFMAQNRELKRYRRRYGALPNPMSSISTSEEEEEEEDDDDDDDDDDPDTEEGSNTEQEL is encoded by the exons TCTGAGCTTGGGCTTGAGCCGCCTCAGCTTCAGtatcaatctcaatctcaatctcaatcgaCCTCATCTTCGACTGCCTCCACTACTCCCGCTCCCGCTTCCGCCGCTTCTACTATCTCCACTCCCACGCCCATTCCCGCTCATCACTCGCCTACTCCTAATCCGGCACCAAATACAATACCAAAGCCAGATCCAAATGCTGATACTGACGCTCTAACACCAACTCCATCCTCCTCCGCTACGACGCCTTCATCCAATACCTCTTACGTCTTTTCCTCAACGCCTCGCCGACGCCCTTCTCATCCTGCTAATTATTCTACTCGCCTCAGCGCTGATGGCACTGCTTCTTTGAGCAACCAGTG GTCCTCCTTCAAGGATGAGCCTCAGCTCTCACCaactgccactgccactgccaccgCCACCGCAAACTCAACCATTTACGCTCCTCGCGCCGGTGCCAATGCTCAATCCGAAGACCGTCGCATGAGCGACCTCGCCAACTATCGACGTGAACTCGCCGTTCTTGAGACCTCCCGAGTACCTCAGATCCAACAGATTCCGCCCACCGGCGGCGCGAGCCCTCAGATAGCACCTTGGGCGAACCAGCCTGGTTCCCCTGCAAACACATTCACCATGCCCACCACTTTCTTCAACGAATCGACCGACAACTTGTCCCTCGCTTCCCAGCTTTCCCCAGGACACCAAATCAGTAACCGTcagcagcatcagcatcagcaccagcaccCTTCGCAGCACGACGCTCCCGATGCATCCTATTTCGACGGGAGGCGTCCCTCAGCCGCCAGCATTCTGAGTGCAAGCAGCCAAGGCAGCAAAACCAGCATACGGGGTGGTTTTCGTAAGCTTCAGGGCTTCTTTGGGGAGGAATTCCCCGGGCGCGATAGCTCGGACGGTAGCCTACCCACTTCGCTCGCGGGCAAGGACCAGCGTGGACGCTCTTATAGTCATAGCCGCCCCACACATAGAGATCGCAACTATTCCAATGCCACGGATCACACTCGCGATGTCTCGCCATCATCTTCGCGACCAAGAACGCCCGTCCCAGCACCTGAGGTGGTGCCTTTTCTATATCAAGACAACAGT GACATTGCGCGCTATGGCGAGGCTCCCGTACGGGACATAATGACCGGGCCCGATCGAGAGCGATATGCTGGTGACGGCTCCTCACAAATACCCCCAaagacatcatcatcctcgagGTCCGGCCATTCTATTGCCCATTTACCTGGCCATCATCGACACAATAAGAGCAACGACGACCCTCGCACGCTCAGACCTACAATGAGCAGGGACGATACAGCAATTGGCACACAAATGCCGCGCGATCGCGGGGCAGGTAGCAACGCAATGTATCCAACAAGATCTCGAGGGCAGAGCCCAACGCCCAGCACCAGGAGTGCAGGAATGACCTGGAGCAGCTCCAAATCCACACAAGTCGACGGCCAAACATCACCTAGCCATAATAATCACGGCAAGCGCGGATTTTTACGGCGACTCCGAGGGCATCACAAGGAAAAGGACGATGCTGTTGCTCGACTTCGTGACCTGCCCCAATCTACAAGGTCTCTACAGACAAAGTCTTCCAAGACCGATCTTCACCGACCCAGCGACGTATCCTCGACTACATTAGCATACGCGGGCTCTATTGGACCTGGCGATATGATCGACGCTACTGATATGCGACCAGCAACGGCACAACGTGGAGCGACCTTCAATAATAAGTTTCCTTTTGCAAAGAAGGGACGGACCTATCGACCTCAAGACTATACCGAAGAAGCAATTGGTCCGACTGATCGTAACGATCCTAATAATATGTATCACCTCGACACCAATTTGAATGATATGGAAGGCATTCTGACCAAGCCTCCTCCACTCACGCCTATGGACACTACCTTTGTCAATAATGTCGAGCCTGAGCGTCACGACTCTATCATCTCGACAGCACCCAAGGGCCGCTGGGATGCCCCGGACAGTTGGGCAGTGCGTCGTAACACGGAAGACAACTCTTACAATGGTGGCCCAGAGCTCGACGAGATTGGCAGCCCACCTCGTCCTGAAGAGAAAGCATCGCCGTACTGTATTCGAATATTTCGTTCAGATGGGACATTCTCCACTCACTCGATGTCGTTGGATTCAAGTGTCACTGATGTCATCTCCCAAGTTATTAAGAAGACGTATGTCATGGACGGTTTGGAAAACTACCAtatcatcatgaagaagcatGATCTTATCCGGGTCCTGACGCCGCCCGAGCGACCTCTGCTCATGCAGAAGCGCCTATTACAGCAAGTTGGGTACGAAGAAAAAGATAGGATCGAAGACCTGGGACGCGAAGACAACAGTTACCTCTGCCGATTCATGTTCCTGTCCGCAAGAGAAAGCGACTTTCACGCCAAGACTACCGACATGGGACTGGCTCGGGCTCAGAAGCTCAACTATGTTGACCTCTCTGGTCGTAACCTCGTCACAATACCTATATCCCTATACTCGAAGGCTATGGAGATCATCTCCCTGAATCTTTCGCGGAACCTCTCACTTGACGTCCCCCGAGACTTCATACAATCTTGTAAACACCTGCGAGATATAAAATTTAACAACAACGAAGCCAGGAAACTGCCACCTAGTTTGAGCCGAGCAAACAAATTGACGTTCCTGGATGTTGCCAACAACCGAATCGAGCAGTTGGAGCATGCCGAACTTAACGCTCTTACTGGTATGCTCAAGATGAACTTGGCTAACAATAGACTGAAGCACTTGCCCTCTTACTTTGGAGCATACCAGTCGCTCCGCTCCCTTAATATCTCTTCCAACTTTCTCGACAAGTTCCCGACGTTTCTCTGCGGCTTGCCAAGCTTGGTCGATCTCGATTTGAGTTTTAACGCCATTGCAACGATCCCTCAAGAGATCGGCTCTTTAAGGAATCTGGAAAAGTTGTTGATAACTAACAACAGACTAACGCACGCTGTGCCTGCGACGTTCGGGCAGCTCGTCAGTCTCCGCGAACTCGACATCAAGTACAACGGAATTTCCAGCATCGACATCATCTCGGAGCTACCCAAACTCGAGATTCTTTCTGCGGATCACAACTGCGTCTCTGCTTTCGTCGGACAGTTTGAATCCCTTCGACAGCTCAAACTGAACTCTAACCCCCTTAACAAATTCGAAATTGTAGCTCCTGTACCTACCCTCAAGATCCTGAACCTCTCGAACGCCCAGTTGGCTAGCATTGACTCGTCGTTCGCAAACATGGTGAACCTTGAGCATTTGATATTGGACAAGAACTACTTCGTTTCTTTGCCCCAGGAAATCGGTACTTTGAGCAGGCTCGAGCATTTCAGCATTGCCAACAACTCTGTGGGAGAGCTACCATCCCAGATTGGTTGTCTCACTGAGTTGAGAGTGCTCAACGTCCGAGGAAACAACATTTCCAAGCTGCCGATGGAATTGTGGTGGGCAAACCGACTTGAGACGTTCAACGCCTCTTCCAACGTTCTGGAACATTTCCCCAAACCTGCTTCAAGAGCACCGCGAGTACCAGGGGAGGAATCACAGCCAGCACCCCCTCCCGTTAATGGGAGGGCACCCCCTCTAGGAACTTTGTCGGCCACTGCAAGCTCCGAAGAACTGTCTGATGATAGGAGGCCGAGTCAAAACTCGAGCACCCTACTTAGTGTTGGACCGTCCCCGCTCAATGCTGGTGATCGCAAGAGCTCTGTTGTGTCTGTCTATGGTAAAGGTGGCCGTAAGACGTCTGTTGTTTCTAGATCTGCCACTCCATCGGCCCCTACGCAGTCTATCAACCCAAGGAAGGATTCTGGATTGTCATCGAGGCTCAATAACACATTTGCTGGTTCTCTGAGGAACCTTCATCTTGCTGATAACCGTCTTGACGACGATGTCTTTGACCAGATTACGCTCCTAACCGAGCTCCGGGTACTGAACCTGTCCTACAACGACGAAATAAGCGATATGCCCCAACGATCGATCAAGAGCTGGCCGCAACTTGTTGAGCTTTATCTGTCTGGTAACGCACTCACAACATTACCCGCCGATGACCTCGAGGAGTCCAGCTTACTCCAGGCACTCTACATTAATGGCAACAGGTTTACCAACTTGCCGGCCGATATCTCGCGGGCCAAGAATCTTGCTGTTCTCGATTGTGGTAGTAATTACTTGAAGTACAACATTTCAAACGTGCCATATGATTGGAATTGGAACCTCAACCCGAACTTGAGATATCTTAATCTGTCCGGTAATAAGCGTTTGGAGATCAAGCAAACAGCTACTGGCCCGCTAGGCCCTGGTGCTGTTAACCGCGAGGAATATACAGACTTCAGTCGTCTGCTTAACCTGCGTATCTTGGGTCTGATGGATGTTACTCTTACACAACCAAGCATCCCGGATCAGAGCGAAGACAGACGTGTCCGTACGTCTGGCTCTCTCGCCGGCCACCTACCTTATGGAATGGCTGATACGCTTGGTAAGCATGAGCATTTGTCAACGGTTGATCTTGTGGTGCCAAGATTCAACGCATCGGAAACCGAGATGCTCCTGGGTCTGTTTGATGGACAGGCCTTGTCCAGTGGCGGGTCTAAGATCGCCAAGTATCTCCACGAAAACTTTGGTCACATTTTTGCCCTTGAGCTCAAAGCATTGAAGACACGCTTGAACGAGACTCCAGTTGATGCCCTGCGACGGGCCTTTTTGGCGCTCAATAAAGACTTGGTTACTATTGCGATTCAACAATCAGAGGAACGGCCTCTTCAGACACATAGGAACTCTGGCCAGCCAATCATACTCACGAAGGAGGATCTCAACTCGGGCGGCGTGGCAACCGTCGTTTATCTCCAAAGTACGGAACTTTATGTCGCAAATGTCGGAGATGCGCAGGCGATGGTGATCCAGACCGATGGCACTCATAAGATGTTGACTCGCAAGCATGATCCTGCCGAGCCTAATGAACGATCGCGCATTCGCGAAGCCGGTGGATGGGTTTCGCGCAATGGAAGGCTGAACGACTTGCTTCAAGTCTCGCGTGCTTTTGGATATGTCGACCTGATGCCAGCTGTACAAGCGGCACCCTATGTCAGTAACATGACTATTCGAGAGCAGGACGACATCATTTTGATTGCTACGGGAGAACTCTGGGAGTACTTGTCGCCGGGTCTGGTTACCGATGTTGCGAGGGCCGAGCGACAAGATCTAATGCGGGCCGCTCAGAAGCTTCGCGATCTGGCTATCGCATATGGCGCCTCAGGCAAAATTATGGTTATGATGATCAGTGTGGCGGATCTCAAGCGACGAGTCGAGCGATCGAGGCTTCATCGCGGCGCTAGTATGTCGCTTTATCCCTCTGGTATACCCGACGATGCTCAGGTCCTCAACACCAGAAGAGGCCGAAGGACCAAAGGCGATGTTCTTGATTCCTCACTCAACCGCCTTGAAGCCGAGATTCCTGCGCCCACCGGCAATGTATCCATCGTGTTCACCGATATCAAGAACTCAACAACGCTTTGGGAAATGTACCCTAGTGCTATGAGATCAGCCATCAAGCTCCACAACGAAGTCATGCGTCGGCAACTGAGACGAATTGGTGGTTACGAGGTCAAGACTGAAGGTGATGCATTTATGGTGTCTTTCCCAACAGCCACATCAGCGCTTTTGTGGACGTTTGCGGTGCAGATGCAGCTTCTCGATGTGAATTGGCCATCAGAAGTCTTGAACTCGGTCTCATGTCAGCCTATATTCGACAAGGACAACAGCCTTATTTTCAAAGGACTGTCAGTACGTATGGGCATACACTTTGGTGATTGTGTGAGCGAGACAGATCCAGTTACTCGCCGTATGGATTACTTCGGACCCATGGTGAATAAGGCAGCTCGAATTTCTGCCGTGGCAGATGGCGGCCAGATTACTGTTTCTACTGACTTCATCTCAGAGATACAACGGTGCCTCGAGAATTACCAAGACACGGATCGAAGCAATGCTTCCGGCTCTGAGGATACCTTTGGCGACGAAGAGACCTATGCCAGCGCGATCCGAAAGGACTTGAGATCCCTTACCTCTCAGGGCTTTGAGGTTAAGGAAATGGGCGAAAAGAAATTGAAGGGTCTTGAAAATCCCGAAGTCGTGTACTCACTGTATCCTCATGCTTTGGCTGGACGCATCGAGTTCCATTCGCAGCATGATaggaaggaagaaggggGCGGAGGCGATAAGCCGGCTGTCCTTGCGCCTGGAACTGAGTTGTCTATCGATCCGGACAGCGTCTGGACTCTTTGGAGAATAAGCCTACGCCTCGAGATGCTTTGCAGTTCATTAGAAGGAAACGAGCCCCCAGGTCTTCAGCCGCCCGAGACAGAGCTGCTCGAGAGGATCAAACAACGCGGAGGCGAGGTGACAGATCGATTCTTGTTGAATTTCTTAGAACATCAAGTAGCCAGGATAGAG ACCTGTATCTCGACACTAGCGATGCGCCACATTGCCATTGGTGGCGGAACTATTAAGGAACTCGAGGATCTTCATGGTCCAATGTCCGCCATATTGGATCAATTTATGGCCCAGAACAGAGAATTAAAACGTTACAGGAGGAGATATGGCGCGCTGCCCAACCCAATGAGCAGCATTAGTACtagcgaagaagaagaagaggaggaagacgatgacgacgacgacgacgacgacgatccCGACACCGAAGAAGGGAGCAATACAGAGCAAGAGTTGTGA